The Cygnus atratus isolate AKBS03 ecotype Queensland, Australia chromosome 2, CAtr_DNAZoo_HiC_assembly, whole genome shotgun sequence genome window below encodes:
- the NKTR gene encoding NK-tumor recognition protein isoform X1, with protein sequence MGVQDRPQCFFDIEINRDPVGRIMFQLFSDICPKTCKNFLCLCSGEKGIGKTTGKKLCYKGTTFHRVVKNFMIQGGDFSEGNGKGGESIYGGYFKDENFILKHDRAFLLSMANRGKHTNGSQFFITTKPAPHLDGVHVVFGLVISGFEVIEQIENLKTDTASRPYADVRVIDCGVLVTKSAKDALEKKKKVCSESEESESSSSASSSSESSSESEAENERSRRRKRKRRAKAKQSRKRRKEERKKEDSRCKRTSNQRCSLSDKSDVTEKATDVSTKRDKPVVRPEEIPPVPENRFLLRRDVPVVNAEPEPKLLDATPVLTDQKPSVSKSGRKIKGRGTIRYHTPPRSRSCSESDDDESSETPPHWKEEMQRLRTYRPPSGEKWSKGDKLSDPCTSRWDERSASRRSRSWSHNGYSDLSTVRYSSHHKKHRKEKKKVKHKKKSKKQKHFKKHKQTKKKKTSASSDVESSHSFVRRKKSSCDRERKSRSSSSSSRHSSRRDWSKSDKEDQSSSTLSSRDTRSYYRSRSRSRSKSRSYSRSSRSRSASKSSRSRSRSRSSPSPRHQKTVSNSPRNTSTRLNENKLNKTADPVRAVILPTDKVVIPPVVPESLPVIPLSDSPPPSRWKPGQKPWKPSYERIQEMKAKTTHLIPTQTNYNVVVVKEANTSSSFRKRQRSSDSDRSGYSKYRSDRSSDSWPRSRSRSSRSRSYSRSYTRSRSLSSSRTKSRSSGRSQSPSKYRSDRSGYSESTSYYSLSDDDRHRSKRKSTLGDQNARSLKLRQETSSESTLPYKCTKDYDESSQGLKESDSLSSSDFSTDSEHSSKVKGAQEKEGHFQLEGDAQQQDKSNLSLVRGEEKSKCERDADRSKNKAIKEKSSEQPRGGAKSKRKSYSGSKWDSESNSERGEARRSRADSRASSGKEEGEATSGSDTELSVTKRIKKSNSSEGFLDSDCTWKVSKQLSSSESESSHSSSTNTRGKSKKAKHESKKTLKKSHSKKAKEKSKGKKEKKHKVQKRKEMFHWQPPLEFGEEDDDDINEKPVIKDDKKEKQLTRDMKDKKQQASEKDEVVKDKTGSGEKPCTDENLPGKSTTDASPDDSNLNKDNVDPDPSANILNSGIKVTACKNETKHVEEGNQNGLEDVVQTDDNMEICTPDRNSPGKVVVDTSPVILTAKPQALSASTNKDLQPPEQDAVKLGNNVIDFVNIKEEKETGKQENNSVPVSSTKDCSLKSEITENTQSNPIDNKWKPLQGVGNLQPATISTATEVKNVASAPEPKPAGLRIEIKAKNKVRPGSLFDEVRKTARLNRRPRNQESSSEEESPSRDDNSPSRSLSRSRSKSESKSRHRTRSLSYSHSRSRSRSSTYSYRSRSYTRSRSRGWYSRDRSRSRSSSYHSYKSRSRTYSRSRSRSSSYGHHSRSSRSYTYDSYYSRSRSRSKRSDSYRRSRSYDRRSRSYGSDSESDRSYSNNRSPSESSGYS encoded by the exons tTGGTCGAATTATGTTTCAGCTCTTCTCAGATATATGTCCAAAGACTTGCAAAAACTTCCTTTGCTTGTGCTCGG GTGAGAAAGGAATTGGCAAAACAACTGGCAAGAAGCTGTGTTACAAAGGCACTACATTCCATCGCGTGGTTAAAAACTTCATGATTCAGGGTGGGGACTTCAGCGAAG GTAATGGAAAAGGAGGTGAATCTATTTATGGTGGCTATTTTAAAG atgaaaactTTATTCTCAAACATGACAGAGCGTTCCTTTTGTCAATGGCAAACCGAGGGAAACATACCAATGGTTCCCAATTTTTCAT aacaacaaagcCTGCTCCCCATCTCGATGG cgTACATGTTGTCTTTGGACTggttatttctggttttgaagtAATAGAGCAAatagaaaatctgaaaaccGATACTGCCAGTAGACCCTATGCAGATGTACGAGTTATTGACTGTGGGGTGCTTGTTACGAAATCAGCAAAGGATG CtttggagaagaagaagaaagtatgtTCTGAATCAGAAGAGTCAGAATCCTCCTCCAGTGCATcaagctcttcagaaagttCATCTGAAAGcgaagctgaaaatgaaagaagcagaagaagaaagcgTAAAAGAAGAGCTAAAGCAAAACAATCAAGAAAAcggagaaaggaggagaggaaaaaagaggattCAAGATGCAAGCGAACCTCAAACCAAAGATG CAGCCTTTCTGACAAGAGCGATGtaacagaaaaagcaactgATGTTAGCACAAAGAGGGATAAGCCTGTCGTACGTCCTGAAGAAATTCCCCCAGTGcctgaaaatagatttttgctAAGAAGAGATGTGCCTGTTGTCAACGCAGAACCTGAGCC gAAGCTTCTTGATGCTACACCAGTTCTAACCGACCAGAAACCATCAGTCTCTAAATCTGGAcgaaaaattaaaggaagaggCACAATA CGGTATCACACCCCACCTCGATCGCGGTCGTGTTCTGAATCCGATGATGATGAGAGTAGTGAGACCCCTCCGCACTGGAAAGAGGAAATGCAGAGATTACGAACATATAGACCACCTAGTGGAGAAAAGTGGAGTAAAGGCGATAA gttGAGTGACCCGTGTACAAGCAGATGGGATGAAAGAAGTGCATCACGGAGATCAAGGTCTTGGTCACATAACGGCTATTCTGATCTGAGTACTGTGAGATATTCCAGCCAccacaaaaagcacagaaaagagaaaaagaaagtgaaacacaaaaagaagtctaaaaagcagaagcatttcAAGAAGCACAAGCAAacgaagaaaaagaaaacatcagcttcGTCAGATGTGGAATCCTCTCATTCCTTCGTCAGGAGGAAGAAGTCATCTTGTGATCGTGAGAGGAAGTCTCGTTCTTCTTCATCATCTTCTAGACATTCATCCAGAAGAGACTGGTCTAAATCTGATAAGGAAGACCAGAGTTCATCAACTTTATCAAGCAGAGACACTCGGTCATACTACAGGTCCAGGTCCAGATCTAGGTCTAAATCAAGGTCTTACTCTCGAAGTTCCAGATCAAGATCAGCCTCTAAATCATCACGTTCCCGAAGTAGATCAAGATCAAGTCCTAGCCCTAGGCATCAAAAGACTGTTTCCAACTCTCCACGAAACACTTCGACACGATTAAATGAGAACAAGCTGAACAAGACTGCTGACCCTGTAAGAGCAGTTATACTGCCGACGGATAAAGTCGTCATACCACCGGTTGTCCCAGAAAGCCTCCCTGTCATACCCTTAAGTGATAGCCCACCACCTTCAAGATGGAAGCCTGGGCAGAAACCATGGAAGCCATCCTATGAGCGAATTCAGGAAATGAAAGCCAAAACAACCCATTTAATACCCACCCAAACTAATTATAATGTAGTTGTTGTTAAAGAGGCTaacacttcttcctccttccgAAAGCGACAAAGGAGTTCAGATAGTGACCGAAGTGGTTATTCCAAATATCGTAGCGATAGAAGCTCGGATAGTTGGCCGCGATCGAGAAGCAGGTCCTCCCGAAGCAGGTCGTACTCAAGATCTTACACAAGATCTAGAAGTCTGTCTAGCTCAAGAACAAAATCTCGTTCTTCTGGCAGATCACAGTCACCGAGTAAATACCGCAGTGACAGGTCGGGTTATAGTGAGTCAACATCTTACTATTCCCTTAGTGATGATGATAggcacagaagcaaaagaaaatctacaTTGGGGGATCAGAACGCTCGGTCTCTTAAACTACGGCAGGAAACAAGCTCTGAAAGCACTCTCCCTTATAAATGTACAAAAGACTATGACGAGTCTTCTCAAGGACTGAAAGAGAGTGACAGTTTATCGTCTTCTGACTTCTCTACTGACAGTGAGCATTCCAGCAAAGTGAAAGGAGCCCAAGAAAAAGAAGGCCATTTTCAGTTGGAAGGAGATGCTCAGCAACAGGATAAAAGCAACTTAAGTTTGgtgagaggggaggagaaatCCAAGTGTGAACGGGATGCTGATCGTTCtaaaaacaaagccattaaAGAGAAATCATCTGAGCAACCTAGAGGTGGTGCAAAAAGTAAACGAAAATCCTATTCAGGTAGCAAATGGGACTCTGAATCAAACTCAGAAAGGGGAGAGGCTAGGCGTAGTAGGGCAGATTCCAGAGCCTCCTCTGgtaaagaggaaggagaggccACATCAGGATCTGATACAGAACTTAGCGTTAccaaaaggataaaaaaatcaaattcctcAGAAGGCTTTCTGGATTCTGATTGTACGTGGAAGGTGAGCAAACAGTTGTCATCTTCCGAATCTGAGAGTTCTCATTCTAGCTCAACAAATACTAGAGGAAAGTCAAAAAAGGCCAAACATGAAtcaaaaaaaactcttaaaaaatcACActccaaaaaagcaaaagaaaaatccaaaggaaaaaaggagaagaaacacaaagttcagaaaagaaaagaaatgtttcattggCAGCCCCCGCTGGAGTTTGGTGAAGAGGATGATGATGATATAAATGAAAAGCCAGTTATCAAGGAcgataaaaaagaaaagcagcttacCAGGGACATGAAGGATAAAAAACAGCAAGCTTCTGAAAAGGATGAAGTAGTCAAAGACAAAACGGGAAGTGGTGAAAAGCCTTGTACGGATGAAAACCTTCCAGGTAAAAGCACTACTGATGCCTCACCAGATGACAGTAACCTTAATAAAGATAACGTTGATCCAGACCCTTCAGCCAATATTTTAAACTCAGGAATAAAAGTGACTGCTTGCAAGAATGAGACTAAACACGTTGAAGAGGGTAACCAGAATGGGTTGGAAGATGTTGTTCAGACAGATGACAACATGGAGATTTGCACTCCAGACCGTAACTCACCAGGGAAGGTGGTTGTGGACACATCTCCTGTCATTCTCACTGCCAAACCTCAGGCTTTAAGTGCTAGTACAAACAAAGATTTACAGCCTCCTGAACAAGATGCTGTCAAATTAGGAAACAATGTTATAGACTTTGttaatattaaagaagaaaaagaaacagggaagcAAGAAAATAACTCTGTCCCTGTGTCTAGCACTAAAGATTGTAgtttaaaaagtgaaatcactgaaaatacacaaagcaaTCCAATCGATAATAAATGGAAGCCTTTGCAAGGTGTTGGTAACTTGCAACCAGCTACAATTAGTACTGCCACAGAAGTAAAGAACGTAGCTTCAGCACCAGAGCCTAAACCAGCAGGTTTAAGGAttgaaataaaagctaaaaataaagtaaggCCTGGATCTCTGTTTGATGAAGTTAGGAAAACAGCACGGCTAAATCGAAGGCCAAGGAACCAAGAAAGTTCCAGTGAGGAAGAGTCTCCAAGTAGAGATGACAATAGCCCATCCAGGAGCCTCAGTAGGTCACGAAGTAAATCTGAATCTAAATCCAGACACCGAACAAGGTCTCTGTCTTACAGCCACTCAAGAAGTCGATCCCGAAGTTCTACATATTCGTATAG GTCAAGAAGCTACACGAGAAGCCGAAGCAGAGGCTGGTATAGTAGAGATCGGTCAAGAAGTCGAAGTAGTTCCTACCACAGTTACAAGAGTCGTAG tCGAACCTATAGTAGAAGCAGATCGAGAAGTAGTTCCTATGGTCATCACAGCCGATCCAG caGGTCGTACACATATGATAGTTACTATAGCAGAAGCCGAAGTAGAAGTAAAAGGAGTGACAGCTATCGGAGATCTAGAAGTTACGATAGGCGATCCAG ATCGTATGGCTCTGACAGTGAGAGTGATCGCAGTTACTCCAACAACCGAAGTCCCAGTGAAAGCAGTGGGTATAGctga
- the NKTR gene encoding NK-tumor recognition protein isoform X2 gives MGVQDRPQCFFDIEINRDPVGRIMFQLFSDICPKTCKNFLCLCSGEKGIGKTTGKKLCYKGTTFHRVVKNFMIQGGDFSEGNGKGGESIYGGYFKDENFILKHDRAFLLSMANRGKHTNGSQFFITTKPAPHLDGVHVVFGLVISGFEVIEQIENLKTDTASRPYADVRVIDCGVLVTKSAKDALEKKKKVCSESEESESSSSASSSSESSSESEAENERSRRRKRKRRAKAKQSRKRRKEERKKEDSRCKRTSNQRCLSDKSDVTEKATDVSTKRDKPVVRPEEIPPVPENRFLLRRDVPVVNAEPEPKLLDATPVLTDQKPSVSKSGRKIKGRGTIRYHTPPRSRSCSESDDDESSETPPHWKEEMQRLRTYRPPSGEKWSKGDKLSDPCTSRWDERSASRRSRSWSHNGYSDLSTVRYSSHHKKHRKEKKKVKHKKKSKKQKHFKKHKQTKKKKTSASSDVESSHSFVRRKKSSCDRERKSRSSSSSSRHSSRRDWSKSDKEDQSSSTLSSRDTRSYYRSRSRSRSKSRSYSRSSRSRSASKSSRSRSRSRSSPSPRHQKTVSNSPRNTSTRLNENKLNKTADPVRAVILPTDKVVIPPVVPESLPVIPLSDSPPPSRWKPGQKPWKPSYERIQEMKAKTTHLIPTQTNYNVVVVKEANTSSSFRKRQRSSDSDRSGYSKYRSDRSSDSWPRSRSRSSRSRSYSRSYTRSRSLSSSRTKSRSSGRSQSPSKYRSDRSGYSESTSYYSLSDDDRHRSKRKSTLGDQNARSLKLRQETSSESTLPYKCTKDYDESSQGLKESDSLSSSDFSTDSEHSSKVKGAQEKEGHFQLEGDAQQQDKSNLSLVRGEEKSKCERDADRSKNKAIKEKSSEQPRGGAKSKRKSYSGSKWDSESNSERGEARRSRADSRASSGKEEGEATSGSDTELSVTKRIKKSNSSEGFLDSDCTWKVSKQLSSSESESSHSSSTNTRGKSKKAKHESKKTLKKSHSKKAKEKSKGKKEKKHKVQKRKEMFHWQPPLEFGEEDDDDINEKPVIKDDKKEKQLTRDMKDKKQQASEKDEVVKDKTGSGEKPCTDENLPGKSTTDASPDDSNLNKDNVDPDPSANILNSGIKVTACKNETKHVEEGNQNGLEDVVQTDDNMEICTPDRNSPGKVVVDTSPVILTAKPQALSASTNKDLQPPEQDAVKLGNNVIDFVNIKEEKETGKQENNSVPVSSTKDCSLKSEITENTQSNPIDNKWKPLQGVGNLQPATISTATEVKNVASAPEPKPAGLRIEIKAKNKVRPGSLFDEVRKTARLNRRPRNQESSSEEESPSRDDNSPSRSLSRSRSKSESKSRHRTRSLSYSHSRSRSRSSTYSYRSRSYTRSRSRGWYSRDRSRSRSSSYHSYKSRSRTYSRSRSRSSSYGHHSRSSRSYTYDSYYSRSRSRSKRSDSYRRSRSYDRRSRSYGSDSESDRSYSNNRSPSESSGYS, from the exons tTGGTCGAATTATGTTTCAGCTCTTCTCAGATATATGTCCAAAGACTTGCAAAAACTTCCTTTGCTTGTGCTCGG GTGAGAAAGGAATTGGCAAAACAACTGGCAAGAAGCTGTGTTACAAAGGCACTACATTCCATCGCGTGGTTAAAAACTTCATGATTCAGGGTGGGGACTTCAGCGAAG GTAATGGAAAAGGAGGTGAATCTATTTATGGTGGCTATTTTAAAG atgaaaactTTATTCTCAAACATGACAGAGCGTTCCTTTTGTCAATGGCAAACCGAGGGAAACATACCAATGGTTCCCAATTTTTCAT aacaacaaagcCTGCTCCCCATCTCGATGG cgTACATGTTGTCTTTGGACTggttatttctggttttgaagtAATAGAGCAAatagaaaatctgaaaaccGATACTGCCAGTAGACCCTATGCAGATGTACGAGTTATTGACTGTGGGGTGCTTGTTACGAAATCAGCAAAGGATG CtttggagaagaagaagaaagtatgtTCTGAATCAGAAGAGTCAGAATCCTCCTCCAGTGCATcaagctcttcagaaagttCATCTGAAAGcgaagctgaaaatgaaagaagcagaagaagaaagcgTAAAAGAAGAGCTAAAGCAAAACAATCAAGAAAAcggagaaaggaggagaggaaaaaagaggattCAAGATGCAAGCGAACCTCAAACCAAAGATG CCTTTCTGACAAGAGCGATGtaacagaaaaagcaactgATGTTAGCACAAAGAGGGATAAGCCTGTCGTACGTCCTGAAGAAATTCCCCCAGTGcctgaaaatagatttttgctAAGAAGAGATGTGCCTGTTGTCAACGCAGAACCTGAGCC gAAGCTTCTTGATGCTACACCAGTTCTAACCGACCAGAAACCATCAGTCTCTAAATCTGGAcgaaaaattaaaggaagaggCACAATA CGGTATCACACCCCACCTCGATCGCGGTCGTGTTCTGAATCCGATGATGATGAGAGTAGTGAGACCCCTCCGCACTGGAAAGAGGAAATGCAGAGATTACGAACATATAGACCACCTAGTGGAGAAAAGTGGAGTAAAGGCGATAA gttGAGTGACCCGTGTACAAGCAGATGGGATGAAAGAAGTGCATCACGGAGATCAAGGTCTTGGTCACATAACGGCTATTCTGATCTGAGTACTGTGAGATATTCCAGCCAccacaaaaagcacagaaaagagaaaaagaaagtgaaacacaaaaagaagtctaaaaagcagaagcatttcAAGAAGCACAAGCAAacgaagaaaaagaaaacatcagcttcGTCAGATGTGGAATCCTCTCATTCCTTCGTCAGGAGGAAGAAGTCATCTTGTGATCGTGAGAGGAAGTCTCGTTCTTCTTCATCATCTTCTAGACATTCATCCAGAAGAGACTGGTCTAAATCTGATAAGGAAGACCAGAGTTCATCAACTTTATCAAGCAGAGACACTCGGTCATACTACAGGTCCAGGTCCAGATCTAGGTCTAAATCAAGGTCTTACTCTCGAAGTTCCAGATCAAGATCAGCCTCTAAATCATCACGTTCCCGAAGTAGATCAAGATCAAGTCCTAGCCCTAGGCATCAAAAGACTGTTTCCAACTCTCCACGAAACACTTCGACACGATTAAATGAGAACAAGCTGAACAAGACTGCTGACCCTGTAAGAGCAGTTATACTGCCGACGGATAAAGTCGTCATACCACCGGTTGTCCCAGAAAGCCTCCCTGTCATACCCTTAAGTGATAGCCCACCACCTTCAAGATGGAAGCCTGGGCAGAAACCATGGAAGCCATCCTATGAGCGAATTCAGGAAATGAAAGCCAAAACAACCCATTTAATACCCACCCAAACTAATTATAATGTAGTTGTTGTTAAAGAGGCTaacacttcttcctccttccgAAAGCGACAAAGGAGTTCAGATAGTGACCGAAGTGGTTATTCCAAATATCGTAGCGATAGAAGCTCGGATAGTTGGCCGCGATCGAGAAGCAGGTCCTCCCGAAGCAGGTCGTACTCAAGATCTTACACAAGATCTAGAAGTCTGTCTAGCTCAAGAACAAAATCTCGTTCTTCTGGCAGATCACAGTCACCGAGTAAATACCGCAGTGACAGGTCGGGTTATAGTGAGTCAACATCTTACTATTCCCTTAGTGATGATGATAggcacagaagcaaaagaaaatctacaTTGGGGGATCAGAACGCTCGGTCTCTTAAACTACGGCAGGAAACAAGCTCTGAAAGCACTCTCCCTTATAAATGTACAAAAGACTATGACGAGTCTTCTCAAGGACTGAAAGAGAGTGACAGTTTATCGTCTTCTGACTTCTCTACTGACAGTGAGCATTCCAGCAAAGTGAAAGGAGCCCAAGAAAAAGAAGGCCATTTTCAGTTGGAAGGAGATGCTCAGCAACAGGATAAAAGCAACTTAAGTTTGgtgagaggggaggagaaatCCAAGTGTGAACGGGATGCTGATCGTTCtaaaaacaaagccattaaAGAGAAATCATCTGAGCAACCTAGAGGTGGTGCAAAAAGTAAACGAAAATCCTATTCAGGTAGCAAATGGGACTCTGAATCAAACTCAGAAAGGGGAGAGGCTAGGCGTAGTAGGGCAGATTCCAGAGCCTCCTCTGgtaaagaggaaggagaggccACATCAGGATCTGATACAGAACTTAGCGTTAccaaaaggataaaaaaatcaaattcctcAGAAGGCTTTCTGGATTCTGATTGTACGTGGAAGGTGAGCAAACAGTTGTCATCTTCCGAATCTGAGAGTTCTCATTCTAGCTCAACAAATACTAGAGGAAAGTCAAAAAAGGCCAAACATGAAtcaaaaaaaactcttaaaaaatcACActccaaaaaagcaaaagaaaaatccaaaggaaaaaaggagaagaaacacaaagttcagaaaagaaaagaaatgtttcattggCAGCCCCCGCTGGAGTTTGGTGAAGAGGATGATGATGATATAAATGAAAAGCCAGTTATCAAGGAcgataaaaaagaaaagcagcttacCAGGGACATGAAGGATAAAAAACAGCAAGCTTCTGAAAAGGATGAAGTAGTCAAAGACAAAACGGGAAGTGGTGAAAAGCCTTGTACGGATGAAAACCTTCCAGGTAAAAGCACTACTGATGCCTCACCAGATGACAGTAACCTTAATAAAGATAACGTTGATCCAGACCCTTCAGCCAATATTTTAAACTCAGGAATAAAAGTGACTGCTTGCAAGAATGAGACTAAACACGTTGAAGAGGGTAACCAGAATGGGTTGGAAGATGTTGTTCAGACAGATGACAACATGGAGATTTGCACTCCAGACCGTAACTCACCAGGGAAGGTGGTTGTGGACACATCTCCTGTCATTCTCACTGCCAAACCTCAGGCTTTAAGTGCTAGTACAAACAAAGATTTACAGCCTCCTGAACAAGATGCTGTCAAATTAGGAAACAATGTTATAGACTTTGttaatattaaagaagaaaaagaaacagggaagcAAGAAAATAACTCTGTCCCTGTGTCTAGCACTAAAGATTGTAgtttaaaaagtgaaatcactgaaaatacacaaagcaaTCCAATCGATAATAAATGGAAGCCTTTGCAAGGTGTTGGTAACTTGCAACCAGCTACAATTAGTACTGCCACAGAAGTAAAGAACGTAGCTTCAGCACCAGAGCCTAAACCAGCAGGTTTAAGGAttgaaataaaagctaaaaataaagtaaggCCTGGATCTCTGTTTGATGAAGTTAGGAAAACAGCACGGCTAAATCGAAGGCCAAGGAACCAAGAAAGTTCCAGTGAGGAAGAGTCTCCAAGTAGAGATGACAATAGCCCATCCAGGAGCCTCAGTAGGTCACGAAGTAAATCTGAATCTAAATCCAGACACCGAACAAGGTCTCTGTCTTACAGCCACTCAAGAAGTCGATCCCGAAGTTCTACATATTCGTATAG GTCAAGAAGCTACACGAGAAGCCGAAGCAGAGGCTGGTATAGTAGAGATCGGTCAAGAAGTCGAAGTAGTTCCTACCACAGTTACAAGAGTCGTAG tCGAACCTATAGTAGAAGCAGATCGAGAAGTAGTTCCTATGGTCATCACAGCCGATCCAG caGGTCGTACACATATGATAGTTACTATAGCAGAAGCCGAAGTAGAAGTAAAAGGAGTGACAGCTATCGGAGATCTAGAAGTTACGATAGGCGATCCAG ATCGTATGGCTCTGACAGTGAGAGTGATCGCAGTTACTCCAACAACCGAAGTCCCAGTGAAAGCAGTGGGTATAGctga